A segment of the Necator americanus strain Aroian chromosome IV, whole genome shotgun sequence genome:
tttccaattttcacattttctcccatctcaaaaaaaacttactttaACTCACCTTGGAGCTAACATCACGAAACGGGTCCATCCATCCGGATTTCACAATGATGATATTGCTCTTTTTGCTCATTCTCACTCATTCTGTGAAAATGTGCTCCTCCTAGACCTTTGTCTAATAATTTTGTGTTTCACAAATACATAAATCTCAAGAAATCTAAGGATATGGACATGTGGCTTCTATACTTCTTGTCTTCGACTTCTGTGTAccaaaaatatgtgaattttcagaaatctgAAAACATTCCGCAATTCAGTAAtgatttgaaagtttttgcaTCATGCATCGTATTTTTGatgcaaagaaaatatcaaCGTGTTATCTGGCAGCGTGGTGTATGTATAGGTAGGTGCCCAGTTTTCAGAGTAAGCAAATAGTTACTAATAATTCACTCCCAGTATCCTTTTCTGCCGCAAAATACCTGACCCTTGGGAGCGCTAGTTTTTTCAGTAACTTTTTAATGAGTTTAAGTTGATAATGGCACTTACTACTATTAATTAATATGTACCCAATCAAATTTTTGGACTTGAGACATGATCAGATCCATGGTTTGTTAGGTCTTCATTTCAACCCGAGAGTAATTCAGTGGTTGAGTTCTGACAGAAAGGTTTTACTTTGAATAGTAGTTTCTCTCCACATTCGCGAACTGCTCACGTTAAATTCATTACTGGCAGGCTATTTGATCTTCGATAGAATGCGAGCATCTTTGAACGTACCGGTAACCTCAGGTGGAAGAGGACACGTCCACGCATGCACGCCAATAGGAATAAGCGACAGAGCAGTCATAACAAATtcgaaataaattatttcaagaGAGCACGCCTAAGTGCTACTGAGCGCAACTTCGAAGACAGAGTGAAGACATCGCTCAAAGTCTTCCTCGACAGCTCGAATACTCATGATATCATGAACTGCAATGCCGAAAATAGAACACTGAACAATGTTCAATAAGACCTACGACAACTCAAAACACATGGAACTAACCCTATTTCTACTAACAAACTGCGTTGGTGGACCAACATTGCGCTGAAAAAACTGGTGGTGAGAATGAAATGTGTTGCTGACGTCCTCGATTCAATGTTCAGAATGTTCATGTTCTCAGATCTTACAAGTATCAGGTATTTTTCGGCAGACAAGGATACCGGGAGTGAATCTTTAGTATCCATTTGCCTACTCTGAAAACTGGACACCTACCTATACAGAGGTCGACGACAAAAAGTATAGAAGCCACATCCGCCCTGCTAGAGCGCAGGGTCGGAACCACTTGAATCACAATGTGGAAGCTCATGAAAAGTGTGGCGTGGTGTTTGTTGCAGTGTTTCGAATTATGTGCTGAAAATAGAATATTCTCAGATTTCTTGGGATCTATGTACTTGTAAAAGACAAGAGTACTAGACAAAGGTCTAGAAGGGGCCCGCTCTCACTGTGAGAATGAGCAGAAAGAGCAACATCATCATTGTGAAAACTCCGGATGGATACTCCTTTGCTCCTCCATAAGAatataatttccttttttggtaGGCGAATATTTTAAAGTTAATATGTAGTATGCATATTCCTCACTACCAGAATTCCGTTATATGTCTAAAATCAACCGTCAGCTCTGTTTTGTGTGcgaaaatgtttcaaatttcacATTAACTCTGCTCTCGTAACTTTCTTTTCTCGGGTGACCGCattacattcattttttcggGTTGGAACATGCTCTCTTCATACTACTCCAAACTTTCTGCGCATAGCGGCTGAATtagcaaatattttcatttgcaACTTTTTATCCACTAGTGGGTTGAAAACATGGGATTTATGAGTTTTATGGAAAAGTCAGCAATGTCGTATTTTTGTACAGTTCAGAGCAATGCTTCAGGTTGAGAAGGAAGTATGGAGACAGAGACATACAGGGAGAACACGGTATCTATCGAAACACGAATTTATTCGTTGAACCGATTCGAATAGTGATAAACTATGTCCGAACAAAGTCTGTGGATCAAGAATACACGAGAAAACAGTTTTgagcaaagtttgaaaagctTTATAAGGAATGATTGGAGAGTAGGAAATGGTGAAGAGGATAATCAATCTATACAAAAGTGTAAAGAAGCCATGAATTTTCATCGTCGCCTAATCGCAAGTAATGTAAGACATCTCGGGCAGTAATGATGAGCGTCTTTGAAAGCAGGTGTGCACAAGAAGAATAACATTGGCCACAGGAAAGGTATGCATAAGGATAGGATCAGCACTGTGCAAGCACACGAACCTGAGACCCAGACTCGACGAGTGGTGGCGATCGTCTGCAATGACGAGTGAGGTTAAAAACGTTGCAATCAGGAAAGAAATATTGCATCAAAAACACGTACCTGACATTTTGGGCAGTACTCCGGGTACGGATGAAATGTGTAGGCATCTTTGATCACAATTACGTGTGGCGTGACTATTATTGGCTGTGGGTGCACGTTGTATGCGACTCCCGCTTGGGTGTACACGATCTGCGGCTGTGGTACCGGCTGAGCTGAATTGGAAGCGTCTTTGCGATGGAGAAGTTATACGGAGCACTCCCTTAGCAGAAGGAAGCAGGAGCAGAGCAAAGATAATGCGAGGGCGCTGGGTCGTCAAAGTGAAACTCATCGAGAAAATGATTACGAGGGTGAAAGTAAGGATGAAAATGCTCCCAGGATTCACACACAAAGGATTGCTGAACAGATAGTTGAAGATGTAGTTATATTATGTAATTAGAAATATATCATTGGTTAAAAAGATACCATggtcagaaatttttgaagaaaaatcactcaAGGAAGCTTCTTGAACATTTCTATGACTTTCTAGCTGTGCTTCTAACTACATATTCTGAGTAATCCGAATAGGTGACGATAATAAAATGCACATGTGTACATATAAAACGATAAAACAAAGGCAATCAATCCTCCCAATCATAAACTTTTGATGAGTCAATGGTTTACGCTCTTTGGCTTCCATGTACTTATACCTATAGTTGTAGAGAAAAATACACTAATTTATTGGATTTCGTGGAAATCCACTAAACTAATATCcacgacattttttttactaaaagtaaagtaaggaACAGTCTTTTAAAACAAATGACCAGCCATTTttgcacacttttttcttcctcattcgTTGATTTGAGTTCAACGCATATTCTGCGCATGACCCTCGTATTTACCAGATAAATAGAAGTTTCCATCGTACAACCGTTCGAAGTCGTTGCAGCAATGGAGACGACGGACGATTATGCTGATTACAAGTATAAGAGTGGTCTTAGAAATTCATGACTTCTGTATTTCATCCTTGTTGTTACGGTACGCTACTGTAGTGAACACATGAGTTGGTACTACAAGGCTTACATGCCTATATTCGATGAAAATCCGCCCAAACAGGAGCATTGTTATCGAAAAAGTTTCAGTCAATTTCAGTCAGCTTGTAGAACAGTTGCATTCTCATGCTGTTCATAGTTCAAAATAATAACAGCACCGGTGCCGCGATATCAATTTGGTGTAAAACATCGTATTTGTAAGAACTTCCAGCATGTATATGCTAATGTATACATTTCCATTATGATTTCGGATATGCAGGTCACGAATAGCTATTACTCCTCCCAAGATGTTTATTTCATCGATCTATTGAAATGCAAGCAGTTGATTTTGTAATCCATTGCCGACTGCGTTTTTGACGTACCCTAGGACCGTATCAGATATAATTCACCCAGAAGGGTGCTCTCTAGTGAATAAATAGCGGTTGGTTTGATACATTTTTGTACAGTATAGATTTGTGAACGGATAATAACATCCCATACATCTGCAGCAACGACTGATCTagatatttaaaggcatcaccccacgaatctgaggtggtgcagatttcaggtggtgtattcgtatacaggaagggaaactacggagagggaggtgattccgtccatttcttcctaattgccgcaaaaaacggcccggaagatacggcttcattcgttttggcgcaccattttgtacaagaggttcgattggagggcgccagtcttgtgcggcgccgcatcttccaggccgttttttatggcaattaacaagaaattgacggaatcacctccctcgctatagtctcccatcctgtatacgaatactccacctgaaatctgcaccacctcagattcgtggggtgatgcctttaactatttACATATAGgtgaatttattttcagtttggtttattttattttttaaagagataTTTTTGGTGATTTGTTAAAGAACGACTATGTGTACTGTGCATATCGCAACGAATGAACACTGCACAAAGTCTGAGTCTTGTAAACCCTTGCTGAATGGGTTTTTGAAGTAGCCTACGACCGATCAGAATTGTATCGGATATAATTCATCCTGATGGATACGTTCTGGTGAATAAATGGCGATTGGATGGATGTATTTTTATCCAGTATAAATATGCAGGAATCATTGACTTTACATTCGATGGCACGGTTGAAAAAATAAGCTGGCGATGGTTTCATTGTCATCGTAATTGTCTCCCTTATCCTACTTATTctacctatttatttttcttttaaagcaAATGTATGGATGTAAACTTTGATGACGAATGTGACAGTTACTTTGAGTCGAAGtattattttcataaatttgtggtttttctttcGCAAGTTTCTAGACTTAATCTGCACTTATAAGGTTTTCACGTACACTGGAGTTATAAACGCGACGATCCTTATTTAGGAGAAATCATTACGGACACAGTACTTAATCTGGAGAGTACATAAAGCTGGTGATCTGTAATTAGGAAACAGCTCAGGAAGCTATGTCAACTATTTCCCAAAAGTCGCTAtgtaaaaattgaggaaatttctaCTTTGGAGGGACTATGGCCGGGCAGAAACAGTTCGTAAAAGACGAAATCGAATCCGGTGCAGAAAAACGTGGTTTCGGGGGAAAATGATCGTTTCTAGCATGAGGATATGCTGTTTATCTTTCACTTCAAGGAGATTAAAGAGGATCGGGAGGTTTCAATAAACACATTCTATCAAGACCCATCCAAGATTCTATCAAGGAGCAGCTACCCTACCGTTTTtgttcttaaaaattattgcCTTTCTTGAGCACCAGTTCTCTTAGCAACACTAATCTATAAAagctaaaataataaaaatgtcaacaaataaattagCAATAGCTAGTATTAGTGTTAAATAATACTGAATATGTAATATTATATAACAttgagtaaataataaatagtgttGATATAAACGGTAGGTTTCAAAACGACCTTTTGTATTCCTATTTTAGTTGTAGTTTACGACATGAGTATGTGATGTTCTGGGTTGCTAgccaaatttttgaacagaaataatgagtggaaaagaaaccaacaaaaattattggaGTCTCATGAACAGCCAAGTGTCGAGTAGAGGGATTTTCAATATCGCATGGACAGAATAAAATGTtcgttaaaaagaaaaagagagaaaaaaaattagcagaaaAATTACAGATATGGACAGGTGATGGCAGTTAGTGGAGATAACGAGAACGTCTCATAAttcctgcaaaaaaattgaataatatcTTCACGCTATCAATGAATGGCAGCGCACTTCAACGATTTTGCAATTATATCGAGAACGAAATGTGAACATAGTGAAATGTATATAAGCGAATGCAAACACTGACGCACAGATAAAATGAATTGGAACTAGAAAAGATAATCCTGGCTGAATTCAGAAGAGATTCCGGAAGAACGAATATGGTAAAAAAAGCGGAATCTGATAGTTAGACCTCCAATAATCACTCTGCGTCGCGTCTAAGAAAAGCACGCAAAGAAGGCATTGCAGTTgtaaattgtgaaaaattataaaattataaaataaaaggtgTAGAAGTGGGAGCAGTTAACTCTCCACACTTTTCGACCCACCTGCTTGTGTTGGTGGAGGTGCTGAAGGAGCAGATAGTGCCTCCTAAATACGTTCAGCAATGTACTTTCAGAATCCTAGAAGTACAGAAATCCTAATAAAAACCCACGTTATAAGACGGAGGTGCTGGTGCAGGTTGTGGAGTggtcattctttttcttatctgaCCTACGACAATGCGCTCCTCAAGAAAAATAGTCAGAATAAGTCCAAAGGCCaatttcttctgtttgttCACACATTTCGAAACGCTGCACCTTAGTTGACTCATAGAGGAAGAGATAACCAAACACAGACTATGCACTCCACAAAATTTATTGCATGGTTATGCATCCTTACTCATCCAGGAACAAATTTTATAAGTTATAGTAGTTCTGAAGCACGGCTCAAGGCCTTTTGAGTCTCTTCAAAATTGGAAACAGCAGTAAGGCATAACCGAAAATGCtgataaaaatttgattcaCCAGAAGATTCTAAGCATGTTTTTAAGTGGTCTTTCTAGTTGGGCACGATAAACCCTGCATGACGTTGGTGGCTAACTCGTGGAAACCTTATCTCAATTCAATATTCACAAA
Coding sequences within it:
- a CDS encoding hypothetical protein (NECATOR_CHRIV.G16014.T1), which codes for MTTPQPAPAPPSYNEALSAPSAPPPTQAAQPVPQPQIVYTQAGVAYNVHPQPIIVTPHVIVIKDAYTFHPYPEYCPKCQTIATTRRVWVSGSCACTVLILSLCIPFLWPMLFFLCTPAFKDAHHYCPRCLTLLAIRRR